In the Macrobrachium rosenbergii isolate ZJJX-2024 chromosome 23, ASM4041242v1, whole genome shotgun sequence genome, one interval contains:
- the LOC136851577 gene encoding facilitated trehalose transporter Tret1-like isoform X1, giving the protein MEASVEEPMQTKEPKNARRIRYAKQCFIVLTAGLVSISSGMIQLWPNVLASHLVESNTTIFGNEISFLPWQLDLVASVTQIGSLVGFLTAGYLVSRVGRRWSLVITAIPGVFGALLITLAVNNYMIIIGRFLDGITNGMMNVALFIYAAEISDPKIRGSMCMLSHILMQSGGLMAIALGVIMSWYYVALICGCILVVHCLLVPTLKESPSFLAIKNRDDEALDILRKLRGSYADVKEELAYLHQQNQNNSKRKGFGVLLKKEHLKKIALMSGIFFVHNFCGTQILRVNATRQLQGLGLDLDQKLTTILVIVLFFLGNFFMTIVLDKLGRRRCFFASLTLVAVSYITLASFMISTGNNGTGPVPVESAINETESSGFNATLTEGVSESPASSSMPVGEWLPLLCLMVAGFGHAMGIGPLVWVLSPEMFPTNIRSQGTGICTMIGSLQTFAVLQLYSLMSTSLTPAGLYLFFAGVSIFGIIFIYFFLKETSGSRVG; this is encoded by the exons AACCAATGCAGACGAAGGAGCCCAAGAACGCCCGCCGTATACGATATGCCAAGCAG TGTTTCATTGTGCTGACTGCTGGTCTGGTGAGCATATCCTCGGGAATGATACAACTCTGGCCGAACGTACTGGCATCCCATCTTGTGGAGAGTAACACGACCATCTTCGGCAACGAAATTAGCTTTCTACCGTGGCAGTTAGATCTTGTAG cgAGCGTGACGCAGATTGGCAGTCTTGTGGGATTTCTTACTGCTGGCTATCTTGTGAGTCGCGTCGGAAGGCGGTGGTCTCTCGTGATAACTGCTATCCCCGGAGTGTTTGGCGCTTTGCTCATCACTCTGGCCGTCAATAATTACATGATAATTATTGGAAG GTTCTTGGATGGTATCACAAATGGTATGATGAACGTGGCGCTGTTCATCTACGCGGCAGAAATATCTGATCCCAAGATCCGAGGAAGTATGTGCATGTTATCACACATTCTCATGCAGTCTGGCGGACTTATGGCAATAGCGCTTGGCGTTATCATGTCCTGGTATTATGTTGCTCTTATTTGCGGATGCATACTGGTTGTGCACTGCCTTTTGGTGCCTACGCTAAAGGAGAGTCCGTCCTTCCTTGCCATCAAAAACAGAGACGACGAAGCCCTTGATATCCTTCGCAAACTCAGAGGTTCTTACGCCGACGTCAAAGAAGAACTCGCGTACCTTCACCAGCAAAACCAGAACAACAGCAAGCGCAAAGGTTTTGGCGTTCTCCTCAAGAAAGAACACCTCAAGAAGATCGCTCTCATGAGCGGCATTTTCTTCGTCCACAACTTCTGCGGTACACAGATCCTCAGGGTTAACGCAACTAGACAGCTACAGGGACTGGGTCTGGATCTGGACCAGAAGTTGACTACCATTTTAGTCATTGTTCTCTTCTTCTTGGGCAACTTCTTCATGACCATTGTTTTGGATAAGCTCGGACGCCGTCGCTGCTTCTTCGCCTCGCTGACCCTTGTAGCTGTCTCTTACATCACCTTGGCTTCCTTCATGATCTCCACTGGAAATAACGGTACAGGCCCCGTCCCTGTCGAATCTGCCATCAACGAAACAGAGTCATCAGGATTCAACGCGACGTTGACAGAAGGAGTCTCCGAGAG CCCAGCATCATCATCGATGCCAGTAGGAGAGTGGTTACCACTGCTATGTCTTATGGTCGCTGGCTTCGGTCATGCCATGGGCATCGGGCCTCTCGTCTGGGTACTGTCACCTGAGATGTTCCCAACCAACATTAGATCACAG GGCACCGGTATTTGCACAATGATTGGCAGCTTGCAGACTTTCGCCGTTCTCCAGCTCTACAGTTTGATGTCCACGTCCCTGACCCCAGCTGGCCTCTACTTGTTCTTCGCCGGGGTCTCGATCTTCGGCATCATCTTCATATACTTCTTCCTGAAGGAGACCAGCGGCAGCAGAGTCGGATAG
- the LOC136851577 gene encoding facilitated trehalose transporter Tret1-like isoform X2, with product MQTKEPKNARRIRYAKQCFIVLTAGLVSISSGMIQLWPNVLASHLVESNTTIFGNEISFLPWQLDLVASVTQIGSLVGFLTAGYLVSRVGRRWSLVITAIPGVFGALLITLAVNNYMIIIGRFLDGITNGMMNVALFIYAAEISDPKIRGSMCMLSHILMQSGGLMAIALGVIMSWYYVALICGCILVVHCLLVPTLKESPSFLAIKNRDDEALDILRKLRGSYADVKEELAYLHQQNQNNSKRKGFGVLLKKEHLKKIALMSGIFFVHNFCGTQILRVNATRQLQGLGLDLDQKLTTILVIVLFFLGNFFMTIVLDKLGRRRCFFASLTLVAVSYITLASFMISTGNNGTGPVPVESAINETESSGFNATLTEGVSESPASSSMPVGEWLPLLCLMVAGFGHAMGIGPLVWVLSPEMFPTNIRSQGTGICTMIGSLQTFAVLQLYSLMSTSLTPAGLYLFFAGVSIFGIIFIYFFLKETSGSRVG from the exons ATGCAGACGAAGGAGCCCAAGAACGCCCGCCGTATACGATATGCCAAGCAG TGTTTCATTGTGCTGACTGCTGGTCTGGTGAGCATATCCTCGGGAATGATACAACTCTGGCCGAACGTACTGGCATCCCATCTTGTGGAGAGTAACACGACCATCTTCGGCAACGAAATTAGCTTTCTACCGTGGCAGTTAGATCTTGTAG cgAGCGTGACGCAGATTGGCAGTCTTGTGGGATTTCTTACTGCTGGCTATCTTGTGAGTCGCGTCGGAAGGCGGTGGTCTCTCGTGATAACTGCTATCCCCGGAGTGTTTGGCGCTTTGCTCATCACTCTGGCCGTCAATAATTACATGATAATTATTGGAAG GTTCTTGGATGGTATCACAAATGGTATGATGAACGTGGCGCTGTTCATCTACGCGGCAGAAATATCTGATCCCAAGATCCGAGGAAGTATGTGCATGTTATCACACATTCTCATGCAGTCTGGCGGACTTATGGCAATAGCGCTTGGCGTTATCATGTCCTGGTATTATGTTGCTCTTATTTGCGGATGCATACTGGTTGTGCACTGCCTTTTGGTGCCTACGCTAAAGGAGAGTCCGTCCTTCCTTGCCATCAAAAACAGAGACGACGAAGCCCTTGATATCCTTCGCAAACTCAGAGGTTCTTACGCCGACGTCAAAGAAGAACTCGCGTACCTTCACCAGCAAAACCAGAACAACAGCAAGCGCAAAGGTTTTGGCGTTCTCCTCAAGAAAGAACACCTCAAGAAGATCGCTCTCATGAGCGGCATTTTCTTCGTCCACAACTTCTGCGGTACACAGATCCTCAGGGTTAACGCAACTAGACAGCTACAGGGACTGGGTCTGGATCTGGACCAGAAGTTGACTACCATTTTAGTCATTGTTCTCTTCTTCTTGGGCAACTTCTTCATGACCATTGTTTTGGATAAGCTCGGACGCCGTCGCTGCTTCTTCGCCTCGCTGACCCTTGTAGCTGTCTCTTACATCACCTTGGCTTCCTTCATGATCTCCACTGGAAATAACGGTACAGGCCCCGTCCCTGTCGAATCTGCCATCAACGAAACAGAGTCATCAGGATTCAACGCGACGTTGACAGAAGGAGTCTCCGAGAG CCCAGCATCATCATCGATGCCAGTAGGAGAGTGGTTACCACTGCTATGTCTTATGGTCGCTGGCTTCGGTCATGCCATGGGCATCGGGCCTCTCGTCTGGGTACTGTCACCTGAGATGTTCCCAACCAACATTAGATCACAG GGCACCGGTATTTGCACAATGATTGGCAGCTTGCAGACTTTCGCCGTTCTCCAGCTCTACAGTTTGATGTCCACGTCCCTGACCCCAGCTGGCCTCTACTTGTTCTTCGCCGGGGTCTCGATCTTCGGCATCATCTTCATATACTTCTTCCTGAAGGAGACCAGCGGCAGCAGAGTCGGATAG